TATATACGACTATAGTTATACATCATACAAACTCTGTTTATCATGACATAGATTGACAATAGcgtgaaaattttaattcatcTCATAATATGTCTCAATCGGGTCGATCTCTCTGTGTATGCAAAGGCCATGATGGTCTCTCCATCCATACATCCCGATGCTAGCTTCACTCACGAGCACAACGTTAGATTATCATTCATTACAGGTGACACGGGGAAAACCCAGGCAAGAAAGCCAAGTCTTTGGTGCTTTCCTTGCCATATGCGTAGTTTTCCAACCTATGCTGAGGTTTGACTTTCTTAAGCTGATCGAACGAAATAATATAGTTCATGCCATGGCGCATGATTACACCAGCTGACCAAAGCGAAAGAGCTTTTCTACTCTATCTTAAACAGTTGATCCGTCTTTTCAAACTTGataattcatttcttaaaagaATTTGCACGTCACGTCCACGAAAGTCTACCCTCTCGACGGCATCGTAGAGCTCGAAATAGTCAGACGTTACTTCATTCGAATCTCGAATTCCCTTTCCTTCTAAAGTTGGTAAAGATTGCAAGTCTCCTGATTCCGTTCGTATCTAGGGGCAGGCGGACTCGGAACATCCTAGAATTAGGTGCGTCTACTTCTGATCTAGGCTATCCAAGCACGTTTTCCTGCATAAACTGTCACATGGTGATTGGAATCCACATTGATTCGCTCGAATAAAGTGAGTATGTGGAATAAAATAGTCTCTCATGGAGGCCAAGTTCTTCAAGACAAAGATGTCATTGGTACGGTACCCGGGACGGCAAGGGTCGGGGGCGGCCTAAACCAAGGAACCCTAGAAGCAAGAGAAACTGGCCAGGGATCCATGCCATGGAAGCATAGTTATTATTTAGACgttgaaaagtcaaatttggaTTCGGCGATATAgagggaaaaagtaccaaaaaacttctaaatttattattttggtaccaatttagttctaaactttttgattgaatcaattcaatcctaaactttttgtatatgtactaattgagtccattaGGTCAATTTCGGCTTTAAATTGCTTGCATGGATGTTGgtcgtcctatatggcacggcTGGCGTTGacttaaatattttctaaataatatcTTATttctagtttgaattttttttattataatgttttggtttttttttttttgtcatggaagagaaaaaaactaAATCTTGTCACCACCCTTTTATAAATAGTTTTCCATAAGTAGACGGAAGGGATGTGAATATAAGGTTATTGATAATGTTAGAGAAATTAAAATCGATCTAAAAATTGGTCAACGTGCAAATCATATGTGATAGGATTTTCATTTATAGAAGTGTGGGGCCCATATATCATTTATGTGATTTTCACAAGGATGGAGATTCTCTGAAGTTAGGGTGTGATTAGGGGTATGCAAATTGGACCGGACCGCCTGGGGCTGgtcggggaccggaccggaccgcacgggttggtccggtccttgagggggcCGGTCCGATCCTCAATTCCAATAAATGGAccggtggccgagcggtccggtccccggttccatggtgGATAGGATAGGACCGAACCGCCCGAACCCAACCATCcagtatatataaatatatatggagagagagagaaaaaaaattataaatttttgaagaaatagTTAACCTAAACCTGATCCCCATCTTTATTTTCTACTCGACAGTCGACACTTACTCCTCTCACTAGACGCAAGTTTACCTATCTTCATCATTCGCTTGACGGTCGACACTCACTCCTCTCACTTGACGCTCATGTGTCGCCTTCGCAATGCGGCTACGCTCGGCACTCGCTCCTTTTGCCTTTGCCTCTCCGCTTGATCCTCATTAGCCATGCATGTATTCCAAGGATTAATTTCTATAAGCAGTTGGTATTAGTGGTCCTATTGGGACTGGACCGCCGGTCCTGGTCAGTCCTAGTCCTGGTCCCGTCCGATCTTGGTCCGGTCCATGGTCCCGAAATTTGAGGACCGAGACTACTAGTTCAATCCCTAGTTTCATACTAGGTCCGGATCGgtccggaccatgcacacccttaaGTGTGACAGGACGGAgtccaattattttttaaattgcgGCAGTTTACCTAAGAACCTAAGCATAAGATCTCTGTGTACGTGTGTGTTGAAAGATGACATTGTGACCATAGAGGTTGTCACCACCGCACAAACGGCCGAGTGGCCTCGGGTGACCCTGGATCGGGGTCGTCCGAGGCTAAAACCTTGAATTTGAGGCAGCAAGGGAGCCGGAGAGAGCAGACAATGCGAGCAGTGATGCCGGGTGGCTCGAGCCAGGGCCGATGGTGACAGCGGGGAGATGACAGCACAAAGGAGAGCTGGGTACAGTGCAGTAGAATTGAACTTTGACAATGTTCAAGAAGCATTAACACTTTCCCGTTTGGTGGTTCACTCGTAGTAATCATCGGAAAGAATGTTGCATCAAAATCATCTTTCTTCATGCTAACTCATATTCCTCATAATCTTTCATCCGGTTTTAGGAGATTGTAATCAAAATGAGATCTATGTTTAACTTTAGACATGTTTATATTGCTAGATGGACAAAGCCACATTGCTTGCTCATGTCATCGAGGAGGTAAAAGAGCTGAAGAAGAAAGCAGCAGCGGCAAGTGAAGGCCTTCTTGTGCCTATGGACGCCGACGAGGTCAAAGTTGAGCCGCTCGATGACGCCGTGGGAAATGGTACGTTTTCTTTCAAGGCATCCATCTGTTGCGAATATCGACCCGAGCTGCTTTCTGATCTCAGGCAGGCTATCGATGCCCTCCGCCTGAAGATTGTGAAGGCCGAGATATCGACCCTCGAAAGTCGCTTGAGGAATGACTTCATCTTCTCAAGCGGCAAAGACGAGTTTAGCTACCGCTCAAGTGTGGAACGGCAGCTCCTCGCGAGCTCGATTCGCCAGGCTCTCTGTAATGTCCTGGCTAAGACTTCTATCTCGACCGAGTACTCGCCAAGAACGACACTCCCGAGTAAACGGCGAAGAGTCTCTTTCCTCGATTCCTCGAGCCCTTCGTTGTGAGTGATCGGATAGCGAATCCGGTGATGGAGATTATTGTACATATTGTGTCACCACAGACTTATGTACGACCTAACAGGTGTCTGTGTACGTAGTTAAGATTAGTCCTTTCAGAGATATTGAACGTTCGACATGtaaaagcagaagaagaaattgTACGAGACTTGTGCTGGGGTTTGGTGTCTGCCGTGATGTGTAACATTAAGTGTGTTGTATAACCTATTCTAGATTCGGTTCGTGCTTGAATAAAAGGGAGGGAACTAAGTTCTACTGTGAATTTGTCATGCAAGGTTAATTTCATACAGGGCAAAGAATTTTGAGAAATCATTATTCTATGGAAAGTATTTATTTAGTACTTATTATGTTTAAAGAAATATATCAAAAACatttaaatattcaattttgtcttcaTCTAACAATCTAATCCAAAAGGTTAAACCTACATGTTGTTAGGATGCACACATGaattgtgttaaagaaatcacATGTTTGAGAATTGATATGGTGTGAAccagttaatatatcatagttggcTTATAATTcgttggcttaagcttttgattgAAAGTGAGTTCAACCGAATGTATTCATGGGCTCAAATTTGGGTTCTCTCTTGGTGATCTTCCTGGTAAAGGTATCGGACCCTCGTGTCCAAACGGAATTAAGTGGGACCCGTGAAATTCGGGTATGTTGATACTCATTGTTTTCCACTTCCAAATTCAGTATTTGtagtttataatattttttgctttaatATGCCCTAGTCTAATCCTCCactcttttttcatatttttactcTGCATTTTATAGAACGTGAAAGTTGAACTCCACACCGGAAAGTAAATATTCCCACCCTACCTAGTTTCCTTAGCAATTGATACATTTTAAAGGGACAGTTCTGCCGCATAATCAAGGTCGAAGGACGATGAAGGCTGATCTGTACATAACGAGGAAACATCTTCATGGCACTTGAGGGGTGCCAAAAACACCTGAATGGAATCGACTCGATTCGAACTGAactgaataaaaaatttcatgccaTTTCGGTTTGGATCTCATTCGATTTCAGGAAGGAATTCGGGTAATTAACGTCGGTTCgggatttttttaatgaatcaTACATTCTTTCTCTGCAGAAACCCTGATACCAGCCTAGTGGCAGTTCCCTTTTATGTTCATAAAATAGACAAAGGCccctcctttttcttccccaCTTCTATGCAGTCTCTTTTCTCTTGTCAAACCATGTAAGTTGGAGGAGAGGAATGGTTGGGTTGGTCGGGATTGGGAGCTTCAATGAGGGGTTGAGCGAGTACAGCAAGAGGAAATGTAGGAGCTTCTTGTGGAGAGCCAGATTtgcgatgaagaagaagagtagCAGCAGCAACAGCTGGAGATCTCCGACGGCAATGTCGGGATTCCTGAGAACTTAGTgccagagagagatagaggacaCACTAGCAAAGGACGGTGATGTGCCGGCGCAAGGGGATGAGGGTTACCTTGTCGGCAACTGAGGAGGTGGAGCAACCAACGTCCATGGCAAATGACGAGGCGGCGGCACTAGTCGTCGGGTCGGGCGGGCGGGTCCATGGTTCGAGTTGAAACATGGGGGGTCCCAAACAGTTCAGTTTGATTTTGGTATCATGGAAATCCGAACCAAACCATTAACACTCATGTTTACTATTAGACTTTATTGTGTAGatttaatggaaaaaaataaaaaataaattgttgagaaaaaccctaATTGATTTTAAAGTTGATAAAACAATCCATAATCTCTAATATTaaagttaatgcaatgaaatactatTTTACGGATTATCCAAAGGTGTATGAATCAAGATACATATGATTGAACGTTGTACGTTGAGTAGGGAACTCAAACGTTGTAGCGAAGCACAAGCTCTAAGAAAGTATTTCATGTGCAATAATCAGATTATCAAGATatatattcaagatgatttaattgacatattacatcatcaTAACAGCTAGCAAATCAAGCTATATTCGTACTTGGAGATTCTCAATTATGAAAATCAATCAACGACGTGGATTAAGGGAAACAAGGATGACTTACTTAATGAAGAACTTTATCTATGGGAACCTAGGACCacgattgtatgggcgatttgatccaacaaaggattctttcctttgttgAACTCAACGGCTACAAAATCTTTTAGATACGGTCTCGTTCAAATGGGAAAGTTTGGAGAGCAATCCTTTGACGCCTTGCAACTAATAGTTgaaggtggaggagtataaaaggatttctcaaagctgagagagagagagagagagagagagagagatgacgtGCAAGAAAGCAAAATTCTAAATTCCAAGATCAAAAGAGTTTCATATTCTTTATATACCTTTGATCCAAACGCTTTAAATCTTAGAGGAGAACATTAGAGTGTATGAGTGTTAGATGGGAAGTTTTTTTACTCAAGAGTTATCACTTAGTTATAACTTCTGAGCAATTTATTAatggaatccagccaattggTTGCCGGTGTGAATAAGTGAATGTAAGTTTgaacaaagccgaaccaaaccactataaatcctcCGTGCACATTCTCTTTCCCATAATCTCTCTGTTTATATTTAGTGATAGTAGAATTGTGCACGACCACTACATCTAAGGGTATGCCGGATCTTACTAAATAGCATCGTCCGAACAAAGCTCTGAGCGTATTTATATTCAGCATTGATTTCATTAATTCCTTAgaaatcacttattcaccccttctaggtgataacgctagcTCTAACAATTTTGACTTAAATGATGGCTCTCTCATGACTCCGTCAATTCATGAGATTGCAATGGTAGATAGGTAAAATCTTAGTACATTTAATGTTTATTCATGTACTTTAACCCTCTTTCACAAGGAAATAGAAATGGATGAATGGCGGGACAATTGGCTTTTGTAGAGATGAAAGAGTCAGGTACATGCTACGTTGCCCTGTTGTTGTCTCTCATCTCTGCTAGGAGACAATTATTATTTCAGCCAATCATTGGAAGTTGTTGTTGTCTTAGTTCTGTTTTGCTAGCTTACTAGCTGCGATGCACACTTTGTTACTTAGCCCTCTCACCAACTTACTTTATTACTCTCTCCAATTACAAGCGGTTGGAGTTGTTGTTCTCGGTGGGTTCTCGGTTGGTGTTGGTACGGACCCTTTAAGTTGTAATCATCCCATTGGTCCTATAAGGCTGATTTCAACTAGTCACCTCCTTGTTGCTCGGGTGTCTGCTCACTAATGGATGGTCCCGCTACATCACGTTGGCTGCTGCTCCACTCCTTCCAATGCTCTGTTGCTCCTGGTTTATTTTCTGCTATTGCTTGCATTATTGGTGCCCTTCCCTTGCTCTCTTCTACCTCTCTGTTCCATATTTGTTGGGGCTTCTGGGCTGATTGGTTATCGTGTGCTTGATAACCCTGTCTTCTTGCCCTCCGGGTTGCTCTGTTGCTGCGTTGCTTCTATTGAGTTCTTCTTTGCTGCTCTTGGGTTGCTAACCGGTGCTACATAACTCAATCGGGCCAACTACTACTGACTTGCTATTGCTTTTGATCCCTTTGACTCTTACTTTGGTGTTGTTACCAACTGGTTCTTTTGCTACTCCTGGACTTGGCGTGCTGGTTCTACTGGTGCTGCACCCTAGGAGGCCCTCTCGCTACTGCCCTCCTCTACCCCTAATGCTGATTGGAGGCTTCTCTTTTGCTGTTGCACGATACATCCTACACCAACGCATGATGCTGGCCTTCGATGCTGCTGGTACCGGTGCTGTGTTTTTGGGTTCCTTTGTCTTTGGAGTCCTATTGTATTTCAGCATTTCTATGCTCCTAGTTTTCATTGTTCCGTACTCTTTTTTCCCTTACTTAGGGCTACATGTTTAGCCACTTGTTTACTCCTTTTGGCTGCTGTGGCTATGGGCCGATGCGTCCTTGATGCTCCtttgtattttgcaaccggttcaccgttgaaccatCTCTGACACTCATGGTGCCATCGAtggttcatgatttttttgtgtccggtttttCTACTTGTACCTACTCtcttgaaaagttcaatacacacttaccttaccacaaaaaaaaagtaaggtaCAATTTTCTGCGTTTTGGTTGATTAATATATCTCTTaccttaacaaaaaaaaaaaaagaataacgtACGGCATAAAGAGAATCCACCAATAATGTGATAACAAAACAAATTCATTAGAAAGACGCATAGATATTTGAGGAAAATGCTTTTTGTGTTTTAGGCgatgggaaaattactaaaaaagtcctaaatttattgtaattatgctaattcaatcctatatcttttttttttttttgccaagtgagtcctaaattttttgcatatgTACCAATCCAGTTCATTCGGCTTATGTGGTGCAACTGGTGCTAACGTCGACAATATTtaataaacttttactttttcgattgttttctattttgccttttctttctttcttctttttttctccttttcttccgtCTTCCTCTAACCTATCGCTAGACCATAGCTACACAGGACAATCGATATACTTATgagcgattttcagccaaaattttggaaatgaaccgaattagtacaaatgaaaaaagtttgggacacaattgaaaaaaaaaatatttactactgaattggcattattataataggtttagggttttttttatgattctccCTTAGGCGCACAATAGGCATTCAATTTAGTGTAAGCCATCGAGGGCATTCAACATCATGTGAAGGTTATCCACCTGAATTTTCAGCTCATGTGTTTGCACAATCCCTTTTTGTCCTTGTTGTTGACTCCTGGGGGTACATAACAACCAATCTACTTCTCTGGTCTATTTCAAACCAATTTcagaataggtttggaatagaaattcttttggtaacctaattttattttcttttattttttaaaaaaaaatttattccgtaaatagatttggaaaggcaatcagaaacaaaaaattttagcttctcggagaaatagaaataaaaaataataacctctcactttttctcaagtacGCGCCATCTCTAACCACCACTCGCCGCCGCCCGCCATCACCCCCCGCCTCACCGCCGGTTGCCGCCACCCACCGTTAGctgccgccgcccaccgccacccTCCTTCGACTACCTCAACCAttgccaaccaccgccgaccaacGCCCGGTGCCTCAACCAAGGGTAGTcgtcgccaaccaccgccaacTACTCGCCTCTGTCTCCCACCGCGAgttgccgccaaccaccgcctgCCGCCTCCCCCTGTTGCCTCTCGCCAACCACCGCCTGTTGTCGCCCATTGTCGCCTCCC
The sequence above is drawn from the Rhodamnia argentea isolate NSW1041297 chromosome 9, ASM2092103v1, whole genome shotgun sequence genome and encodes:
- the LOC115752967 gene encoding transcription factor bHLH30-like; the protein is MALYTDRCEPGLYGSDPHQMFDPFSRANGSVPEVATPQSLVLDGEKSELVIKAPNRVAKKNVSEEKALAALRNHSEAERRRRERINSHLATLRGLVPCDDKMDKATLLAHVIEEVKELKKKAAAASEGLLVPMDADEVKVEPLDDAVGNGTFSFKASICCEYRPELLSDLRQAIDALRLKIVKAEISTLESRLRNDFIFSSGKDEFSYRSSVERQLLASSIRQALCNVLAKTSISTEYSPRTTLPSKRRRVSFLDSSSPSL